One region of Epilithonimonas zeae genomic DNA includes:
- a CDS encoding SDR family NAD(P)-dependent oxidoreductase translates to MSTKKVWFVTGASKGLGLTLVKKLLAEGYSVAATSRNVSELQKVISAENSDFLPLEVDLVNENSVSEAISKTVEKFGQLDVIVNNAGYGQLGTLEELTDKESRQNFDTNVFGSLNVIRKSMPYLRAQKNGLVINIASIGGLSGDFPGWGIYCATKFAVVGFTEALAAEAKEFGVNATIVYPGYFRTDFLTGGSLRTPENEIDAYATARQIQKAHEQDINGNQPGDPEKAAVALIELAAMENPPVHLVLGSDAFQMATNKLSTLQNEISDFKTLSISTDY, encoded by the coding sequence ATGAGTACAAAAAAAGTATGGTTCGTGACTGGCGCTTCAAAAGGTTTAGGTCTGACATTAGTAAAAAAATTATTAGCTGAAGGTTATTCTGTGGCAGCAACATCCAGAAATGTTTCGGAATTACAGAAAGTCATCAGCGCAGAAAACTCTGATTTCCTTCCATTGGAAGTGGATTTGGTAAATGAAAATTCGGTCTCGGAAGCGATTTCTAAAACAGTTGAGAAATTCGGACAATTGGATGTTATCGTGAATAATGCGGGTTACGGACAATTGGGAACTCTAGAAGAATTAACAGATAAAGAAAGCCGTCAGAATTTTGACACCAATGTCTTCGGCTCTCTTAATGTCATCAGAAAATCAATGCCTTACCTCAGAGCACAGAAAAATGGTCTCGTTATCAACATTGCATCAATTGGCGGACTTTCAGGAGATTTTCCCGGTTGGGGAATCTATTGCGCTACCAAGTTTGCCGTTGTCGGTTTCACGGAAGCTTTGGCCGCGGAAGCGAAAGAATTTGGAGTGAATGCAACCATTGTTTATCCCGGTTATTTCAGAACTGACTTTTTAACCGGTGGTTCTCTTCGCACACCTGAAAATGAAATTGATGCTTATGCAACGGCCAGACAAATTCAAAAAGCGCACGAGCAGGACATCAACGGCAATCAGCCTGGTGACCCGGAAAAAGCAGCTGTGGCATTGATAGAATTGGCAGCAATGGAAAATCCACCTGTTCATTTGGTTTTAGGTTCCGACGCTTTTCAAATGGCAACTAATAAATTAAGCACACTTCAAAATGAAATTTCCGATTTCAAAACATTAAGTATTTCAACAGATTACTAA
- a CDS encoding SDR family oxidoreductase, which translates to MNLYTQPMLREDALKDKVAIVTGGGSGLGKAMTKYFLELGAKVVITSRNLEKLQGTAKELEEQTGGKVLCVACDVRNWDEVEAMKEAAIKEFGRIDILLNNAAGNFISPTERLTHSAFDSILDIVLKGTKNCTLSIGKYWIDNKVPGTVLNIVTTYAWTGSAYVVPSACAKAGVLAMTRSLAVEWAKYGIRFNAIAPGPFPTKGAWDRLLPGDLQEKFDMKKKVPLRRVGEHQELANLAAYLVSDYSAYMNGEVVTIDGGEWLQGAGEFNMLEDIPQEMWDMLEAMIKAKKSN; encoded by the coding sequence ATGAATCTATATACACAACCAATGTTGCGCGAAGACGCACTCAAAGATAAAGTCGCTATTGTGACTGGTGGCGGAAGCGGTCTTGGAAAAGCAATGACCAAATATTTTCTGGAACTCGGAGCGAAAGTCGTTATCACGTCTAGAAACCTGGAAAAACTGCAGGGGACCGCAAAAGAACTGGAAGAACAAACTGGAGGAAAAGTGCTTTGTGTGGCCTGCGATGTACGCAATTGGGACGAAGTAGAAGCAATGAAAGAAGCGGCGATAAAAGAATTCGGGAGAATTGATATTCTGTTGAACAATGCTGCAGGGAATTTTATCTCGCCAACCGAAAGACTGACACATTCAGCCTTTGATTCTATTTTGGATATCGTTTTGAAAGGAACAAAAAATTGTACGCTTTCCATTGGGAAATATTGGATTGATAACAAAGTTCCGGGAACGGTTCTTAATATCGTCACGACTTATGCCTGGACGGGCTCTGCTTATGTCGTTCCATCAGCTTGTGCAAAGGCAGGCGTTTTGGCGATGACCAGAAGTCTTGCGGTGGAGTGGGCAAAATATGGTATTCGTTTCAATGCGATTGCGCCGGGACCATTTCCTACTAAAGGAGCTTGGGACAGATTACTTCCGGGAGATTTGCAGGAGAAGTTCGATATGAAGAAGAAAGTACCGTTGAGAAGGGTTGGCGAACATCAGGAATTAGCCAATCTTGCGGCTTATCTGGTTTCCGATTATTCAGCTTATATGAATGGTGAAGTGGTGACTATTGACGGTGGCGAATGGCTGCAAGGTGCTGGCGAGTTCAATATGCTGGAGGATATTCCGCAGGAAATGTGGGATATGCTGGAAGCAATGATAAAAGCAAAAAAATCGAATTGA
- a CDS encoding M1 family metallopeptidase, with amino-acid sequence MKFKLPNLISAVAIFAFVGNSYAQESSKYDYTEAFKPFFYPQTGTETRSASGQPGHKYWQNSADYQLNVSLNESNNELTGSAEITYTNNSPDQLGFLWLQLDQNLFAKDSRGNAVVPLSGSRNGAHGEAFDGGYKIKSVKYDGKDVKYTITDTRMQIDLPSDLKANGGVAKLKIEYSFLSPKYGSDRMGVEDTKNGKIFTLAQWYPRMCVYDDVMGWNTLPYLGASEFYLEYGTLSANITVPTNHYVVASGELLNEREVYSKEEINRWNEARKSDKTVMIHPESELGKGNQSGTKTWKFKIEKARDFAWASSSAFIIDAARINLPSGKKSLAISAYPVESAGDKAWGRSTEYTKASIEHYSGKWFEYPYPAATNVAGNEGGMEYPGIVFCHRNSKGADLWGVTDHEFGHTWFPMIVGSNERVFAWMDEGFNTFINELSTEAFNKGEYYHKQDISKIGPFVQSDNFEQIMVGPDNMKERNIGVLAYFKPGVGLGILRETILGPEKFDKAFKTYVHRWAFKHPTPWDFFHTMENVSGEELNWFWRGWFMNKWKVDQAVKAVKPVNGDFKNGAQITVENIGQLPMPTTVLVTFKDGTTQTVKLPVEVWKRNTEWTFQIDSTKEVTNVKLDPQSIVPDINPKNNAWPN; translated from the coding sequence ATGAAATTCAAACTCCCTAATTTGATTTCTGCTGTAGCGATATTTGCTTTTGTCGGCAATTCTTACGCTCAGGAATCTTCAAAGTATGATTATACAGAAGCCTTCAAACCATTTTTCTATCCTCAGACCGGAACTGAAACACGTTCGGCAAGCGGACAGCCGGGACACAAATATTGGCAGAACTCCGCCGATTATCAACTGAATGTCAGTCTTAATGAATCTAACAATGAATTAACCGGTTCGGCCGAAATTACTTATACCAACAACAGTCCGGACCAACTGGGTTTTCTTTGGTTACAACTCGACCAAAATCTTTTTGCTAAAGATTCAAGAGGTAATGCTGTAGTTCCGTTGTCAGGAAGTAGAAACGGTGCGCACGGAGAAGCATTTGATGGCGGTTACAAAATCAAATCAGTAAAATATGACGGGAAAGATGTAAAATATACCATTACAGACACCAGAATGCAGATTGACCTTCCAAGTGATTTGAAAGCGAACGGCGGCGTTGCAAAATTGAAAATAGAATATTCTTTTCTCTCTCCAAAATACGGTTCGGACAGGATGGGAGTTGAAGATACCAAAAATGGAAAAATCTTCACATTGGCGCAATGGTATCCGAGAATGTGTGTATATGATGATGTAATGGGTTGGAACACGTTGCCATATTTAGGAGCTTCGGAATTTTATTTGGAATACGGAACTTTATCAGCAAATATTACCGTTCCGACTAATCATTACGTTGTAGCTTCGGGAGAATTATTGAATGAAAGAGAGGTTTACTCGAAAGAAGAAATCAACCGTTGGAATGAAGCTAGAAAAAGTGACAAAACTGTGATGATTCATCCCGAATCTGAATTAGGTAAAGGAAATCAATCAGGAACAAAAACCTGGAAATTCAAAATAGAAAAAGCAAGAGATTTTGCCTGGGCTTCGTCTTCTGCATTTATTATAGATGCCGCGAGAATCAACCTTCCAAGCGGAAAAAAATCTCTAGCAATCTCGGCCTATCCTGTAGAAAGTGCAGGCGACAAAGCTTGGGGAAGATCGACTGAATATACAAAAGCTTCCATCGAACATTACTCCGGAAAATGGTTCGAGTATCCTTATCCAGCAGCGACTAATGTTGCCGGAAACGAAGGTGGAATGGAATATCCTGGAATCGTTTTTTGCCACAGAAATTCAAAAGGTGCTGATCTTTGGGGTGTAACGGATCACGAATTTGGTCACACTTGGTTTCCTATGATTGTTGGTTCCAATGAAAGAGTTTTTGCCTGGATGGATGAAGGTTTCAATACTTTTATTAATGAATTATCAACGGAAGCTTTCAATAAAGGCGAATATTATCACAAACAAGATATCAGCAAGATTGGACCATTTGTTCAGAGTGATAATTTTGAACAGATTATGGTTGGTCCGGATAATATGAAAGAAAGAAACATTGGTGTTTTGGCTTATTTCAAACCTGGAGTTGGGTTAGGGATTTTGAGAGAAACCATTTTAGGTCCTGAAAAATTTGATAAAGCATTCAAAACTTATGTTCATAGATGGGCGTTCAAACATCCGACACCTTGGGACTTCTTCCATACAATGGAAAATGTTTCCGGCGAAGAACTGAACTGGTTTTGGAGAGGCTGGTTTATGAACAAATGGAAAGTGGATCAAGCTGTAAAAGCAGTAAAACCTGTGAATGGCGATTTCAAAAATGGCGCGCAAATTACAGTTGAAAATATTGGGCAACTACCAATGCCGACAACAGTTCTTGTAACCTTTAAAGATGGAACTACGCAGACTGTGAAATTACCTGTTGAAGTTTGGAAACGTAACACAGAATGGACTTTCCAAATCGATTCTACAAAAGAAGTTACGAATGTAAAATTGGATCCGCAATCCATCGTTCCGGATATCAATCCTAAGAATAATGCTTGGCCGAATTAG
- the ribB gene encoding 3,4-dihydroxy-2-butanone-4-phosphate synthase encodes MEKFQLNTIEEALEDLKNGKMVIVVDDEDRENEGDLIAAAELTTPEIVNFMATYARGLICMPLTETRCDELELHSMVSNSTDPKETAFTISVDLLGKGATTGISAGDRAKTIQAIMDPNTKPGDLMRPGHIFPLRAREGGVLKRAGHTEAAVDLTRLAGLKEGGVICEILNEDGSMSRLPQLLEFGKKHDLKVISIEDLIHYRIMRQGDLVERIEERDIKTHFGDFKFYVFEEKPTEQIHYALTKGSWSADEAVLVRVQSSGTYFDVFSRLSNGEHPLMQQVTDLINKEGKGAVVFINNVSNKENTLSRIKHFLNYQDGTSEQPTIAPNFRDYGIGTQILKDLGINKFKVITQNPNIKPILSGYDVEVTEMVAL; translated from the coding sequence ATGGAGAAATTCCAACTTAATACGATAGAAGAAGCACTGGAAGACCTTAAAAACGGCAAAATGGTCATCGTGGTAGATGATGAAGATCGCGAAAATGAAGGTGATCTCATCGCTGCTGCTGAACTAACTACACCTGAGATTGTCAATTTTATGGCAACTTATGCGAGAGGTTTGATTTGTATGCCACTAACTGAAACCAGATGCGACGAATTGGAACTGCATTCTATGGTTTCGAATTCTACCGATCCGAAAGAAACGGCTTTTACGATTTCTGTTGACCTTCTTGGAAAAGGCGCTACAACGGGAATCTCTGCTGGCGACCGCGCCAAAACCATCCAGGCGATTATGGATCCTAACACAAAGCCTGGCGACCTGATGCGACCTGGACACATTTTCCCGTTGCGTGCAAGAGAAGGCGGCGTTTTGAAAAGAGCCGGACATACGGAAGCGGCGGTTGATTTGACAAGATTGGCTGGGCTGAAAGAAGGCGGCGTTATCTGCGAAATCCTAAACGAGGACGGAAGTATGTCGAGATTACCTCAACTTTTGGAATTTGGGAAGAAACACGATTTGAAAGTGATTTCTATTGAGGATTTGATTCATTACAGAATTATGAGACAAGGCGATCTTGTGGAGAGAATCGAGGAGCGTGATATCAAAACGCATTTTGGAGATTTCAAATTTTATGTTTTTGAGGAAAAACCTACGGAGCAAATCCATTATGCTCTGACAAAAGGAAGCTGGTCTGCAGATGAAGCTGTTCTTGTAAGAGTGCAATCTTCGGGAACTTATTTTGATGTTTTCAGCAGATTGTCTAATGGCGAACATCCGTTGATGCAACAAGTAACTGACCTTATCAACAAAGAAGGAAAAGGCGCAGTAGTTTTTATCAACAATGTTTCTAACAAAGAAAATACATTGAGCAGAATCAAACATTTCCTGAATTACCAGGACGGAACAAGCGAACAACCTACGATTGCACCTAACTTCCGTGATTACGGCATCGGAACTCAGATTTTGAAAGATTTGGGAATTAATAAATTTAAAGTGATTACTCAGAATCCTAACATCAAACCTATTCTTTCCGGTTATGATGTGGAAGTGACTGAGATGGTTGCTTTATAG
- a CDS encoding lamin tail domain-containing protein, with translation MKKFFTFVGLVSSVAFFNAQIVINEIYTAGGLLNALFRTDFIELKNIGSSTASLTGATIQYGAASAQFTQYHNLPNITLAPGQTYLIQQGSEGTAGEGLIGVNLIVDVVLNLDGSGPVAGVGLQLGLASGKVALATNNVRVTGPTASNVIDFVGYGLANQFEGNGAAPSPLLVLSISRNANGTDTNNNNIDFTAGLPTPQGSGQTLAVGDVNGSKSAFIRNTLVKNNEVYFSSDVQDVQFFTMSGQLVKTANVKAGAKVNVADLPKGNYIVTGTVNNNKVTERVLKE, from the coding sequence ATGAAAAAGTTTTTTACATTTGTTGGACTTGTGTCCTCGGTGGCATTTTTTAATGCACAGATTGTTATCAACGAAATTTATACAGCAGGTGGGCTTCTTAACGCCTTGTTTCGTACTGATTTTATTGAATTGAAAAATATTGGATCTTCTACGGCTTCTCTTACTGGGGCAACTATTCAATATGGAGCTGCTTCCGCTCAGTTTACACAATATCATAATCTTCCAAATATTACTTTGGCACCTGGCCAGACCTATTTGATTCAACAAGGTTCTGAGGGAACTGCAGGTGAAGGTCTTATTGGCGTGAATCTAATTGTAGATGTGGTTCTTAATTTAGATGGTTCCGGTCCTGTAGCGGGTGTTGGTCTCCAATTGGGATTAGCTTCGGGAAAAGTGGCCTTGGCAACCAATAATGTCCGTGTAACAGGGCCTACAGCGTCTAATGTTATTGACTTCGTAGGATATGGTCTTGCAAATCAATTTGAAGGTAATGGAGCTGCGCCGTCACCATTGCTTGTATTATCTATCTCAAGAAATGCAAATGGAACAGATACTAATAATAACAATATAGATTTTACCGCTGGGCTTCCAACGCCTCAGGGTAGTGGTCAGACTTTAGCAGTTGGCGATGTTAACGGTTCTAAATCAGCATTCATTAGAAATACACTGGTAAAGAATAACGAAGTTTATTTCAGTTCTGATGTTCAGGATGTTCAGTTCTTTACAATGTCTGGACAGCTTGTAAAAACGGCTAATGTTAAAGCTGGTGCAAAAGTGAATGTCGCAGATTTGCCAAAAGGTAACTATATTGTCACAGGAACTGTGAATAATAATAAAGTTACTGAACGAGTTTTGAAGGAATAA
- a CDS encoding phosphatase PAP2 family protein produces the protein MKLLFSGLLIILLSSQNLFAQDSIAVKNDATDSISAPALHTDNTHQFSYKKLIIPTVFISYGVATLKFDKLKQLNFSTRSEINEHQPDHIRLDNYTQFAPAALVYGLNAFGVEGKHNFRDRSIIYGTSLLMTSAVVMPLKHIAKEERPDQSNRLSFPSGHTAFAFASAQFMYREYKDTNFWLGVSGYSLAVFTGVYRMLNDKHWFSDVVAGAGIGILSTEASYWLYPKINKFLSGKNKNSSVMMMPFYQNKTAGIGLVKNF, from the coding sequence ATGAAACTATTATTCTCAGGCTTATTAATTATTTTATTAAGTTCTCAAAACCTCTTTGCTCAGGACAGCATAGCCGTAAAAAATGATGCAACAGACAGCATTTCTGCCCCTGCATTACATACAGATAACACACATCAGTTCAGTTATAAAAAACTGATTATTCCAACGGTTTTTATAAGCTACGGCGTCGCTACTTTGAAATTCGACAAACTAAAACAATTGAATTTTTCGACAAGAAGCGAAATCAACGAACATCAGCCTGACCATATCCGACTGGATAATTACACGCAGTTTGCACCTGCCGCTTTGGTTTATGGATTGAATGCCTTTGGAGTGGAAGGAAAACATAATTTCCGGGATCGCAGCATCATCTATGGAACGTCGTTACTGATGACTTCTGCTGTGGTAATGCCATTGAAACATATAGCAAAAGAAGAAAGACCCGACCAATCGAATCGGTTGTCGTTTCCTTCCGGTCATACCGCTTTTGCGTTTGCATCCGCACAGTTTATGTACCGAGAATATAAGGATACCAATTTCTGGCTGGGAGTTTCCGGTTATTCTTTGGCGGTTTTCACAGGCGTTTACAGAATGCTGAATGATAAACATTGGTTCAGTGACGTGGTTGCCGGAGCAGGAATTGGGATTTTATCGACGGAAGCTTCTTATTGGTTGTATCCAAAAATAAACAAGTTTTTATCCGGAAAAAATAAAAATTCTTCAGTGATGATGATGCCTTTCTATCAGAATAAAACAGCGGGAATTGGATTGGTGAAAAATTTTTAA
- a CDS encoding sulfite exporter TauE/SafE family protein — MIVEVILLFFGTILAFWLSAICGGGASLILIPILNLLLPASVVPFSLTIGTFTSSVSRIAVFKKHINWKIFFWFVPFSIPAVLIGAYLIKYINPNYLQLIVAFFLIANVPQLFKKIKNGETDEKASPKYVLAIIGFLAGFVSGITGAIGLLFNRFYLKFGLKKEEIVATRAANEVFLHLIKLVIYLSLGLYSNLALWLGLAIAVATIISSYTVKYILPYLSENLFRKIGYGAMVVAGITLLIGTSDKIIQQDQLGVTIAKSESVISWRSTDFVIEFAFDDGLEIERPIHTKELPNHLKTKYDSLKNHYEIIHLEKVFTFRKEPSYEFYCYKDNQLTKFES, encoded by the coding sequence ATGATTGTTGAAGTTATTCTATTGTTCTTCGGAACCATTCTCGCATTCTGGCTGAGTGCGATTTGCGGAGGCGGTGCAAGCCTCATTCTGATTCCAATTTTAAATCTTTTATTACCGGCTTCTGTTGTTCCTTTTTCATTGACAATTGGAACGTTTACAAGTTCGGTTTCAAGAATTGCGGTTTTCAAAAAACACATCAACTGGAAAATTTTCTTTTGGTTTGTTCCGTTTTCGATTCCTGCCGTTTTGATTGGCGCTTACCTCATCAAATATATCAATCCGAATTATCTTCAATTGATTGTCGCATTTTTCCTTATTGCCAATGTTCCTCAACTTTTCAAAAAAATAAAGAATGGCGAAACAGATGAAAAAGCATCTCCGAAATATGTTTTGGCAATCATCGGTTTTCTGGCAGGATTTGTTTCCGGAATTACCGGCGCAATTGGATTATTGTTTAATCGGTTTTATTTGAAATTCGGATTGAAAAAAGAAGAAATTGTTGCAACCCGAGCAGCGAATGAAGTTTTTCTTCATCTTATCAAATTGGTGATTTATCTTTCGCTCGGATTGTATTCCAATCTTGCTTTGTGGCTGGGATTGGCGATTGCCGTTGCAACGATTATTTCTTCTTATACTGTGAAATATATTCTTCCTTACCTCAGCGAAAACCTCTTCAGAAAAATTGGTTACGGTGCAATGGTTGTTGCAGGGATTACTTTATTGATAGGAACTTCCGACAAAATCATTCAACAAGATCAATTGGGTGTGACGATTGCAAAAAGCGAGTCTGTTATTTCGTGGCGGTCAACGGATTTTGTGATTGAATTTGCGTTTGATGACGGATTGGAAATCGAAAGACCTATCCATACAAAAGAATTGCCCAATCATCTTAAAACCAAATATGATTCTTTGAAAAATCATTACGAGATCATTCATCTCGAAAAAGTTTTTACGTTTCGGAAAGAACCTTCCTACGAATTCTATTGTTACAAAGACAATCAGCTTACCAAATTTGAAAGTTAA
- a CDS encoding LTA synthase family protein — protein MILKKFQKIFDSRFAVLFSILSLYILFSTLIRIGFLFWSSKDVDFNLFYIVRAFFTGFCYDFAVGTLFLLLYSVYLLVFPKRWMGSRFDKIFTYVYLAIVLLIIYFSLLAEIPFWDEFGVRFNFIAVDYLIYTYEVISNINESYPLPLIIFVLVALIVLTFVFLQKRKIFRSTFSDKRPISKRLAFFSALIPALILSLILKNKQADFSNNLVLNELGKNGTFSFFTAFKSNELDYETFYPKIDDKEAYSVLKKNLLQENQTYVSNQWDDISRTTKSENEQHPNVILIAIESFSGDFLKAFGNKDNLTPNYDKLANESIFFTNLYATGTRTVRGMEALTLSVPPTPGNSIVRRPDNQNLFSVATVFKEKNYQPYFIYGGDGYFDNMNNFFGGQGFDIVDRNRGNPLSDEIKTQRFNIPDNEVSFENAWGICDEDLYKQSIKYADKSSKLNKPFFQFVMTTSNHKPYTFPSGKIDLPQGNRNGAVKYTDYALGKFLADAKTKPWFKNTVFVIVADHCASSAGKWEINIDKHHIPAVIYNLPQKAEKINRLTSQIDLMPTLFGYLGWNYTTSLYGKDINQTKVGDERAFIGNYRTLGMLKGNIFTQIDDRKKVKQFDVKKSNQCLSEVKFKNQKLIAETISYYQTASERFKNGKMKAK, from the coding sequence ATGATTCTTAAAAAATTTCAAAAAATATTTGACAGCAGATTTGCTGTTTTATTCTCAATTTTAAGTTTATATATTTTATTTTCAACCCTTATCAGGATTGGATTTCTGTTCTGGTCTTCGAAAGATGTAGACTTTAATTTGTTCTACATTGTAAGAGCATTTTTCACCGGATTTTGCTATGATTTTGCAGTTGGAACATTGTTTTTACTGCTGTATTCAGTTTATCTTTTGGTTTTTCCGAAACGGTGGATGGGTTCCAGATTCGATAAGATTTTCACCTATGTTTATCTGGCGATCGTGCTTCTCATCATCTATTTCAGCTTGTTGGCGGAGATTCCTTTTTGGGATGAATTTGGCGTGCGATTCAATTTCATTGCGGTTGATTATCTGATTTATACTTACGAAGTGATTTCGAACATCAACGAATCTTATCCGTTGCCATTAATCATTTTTGTATTAGTCGCATTGATTGTTTTAACGTTTGTTTTCCTTCAGAAAAGAAAAATATTCAGAAGTACATTTTCCGACAAAAGACCTATTTCAAAAAGATTGGCTTTTTTTTCTGCATTGATTCCGGCTTTAATTTTAAGTTTAATATTGAAAAACAAACAAGCAGATTTTAGCAATAATTTAGTTTTAAACGAATTAGGAAAAAACGGAACATTCTCATTTTTCACCGCTTTCAAATCCAATGAATTGGATTACGAAACTTTCTACCCGAAAATCGATGATAAAGAAGCATATTCTGTTCTGAAAAAAAATCTTTTGCAGGAAAATCAGACTTATGTTTCCAACCAATGGGACGATATTTCCAGAACTACAAAATCCGAAAACGAGCAACATCCTAACGTCATTCTGATTGCGATAGAAAGCTTCAGTGGAGATTTTCTGAAAGCTTTCGGAAACAAAGATAACCTCACTCCAAATTATGATAAACTGGCTAACGAAAGTATTTTCTTTACCAATCTGTATGCAACCGGGACCAGAACTGTGCGTGGAATGGAAGCTTTAACTTTGTCCGTTCCGCCGACTCCGGGGAACAGTATCGTTCGAAGACCAGATAATCAGAATCTATTTTCTGTGGCGACGGTTTTTAAAGAGAAAAATTATCAGCCTTATTTCATTTATGGTGGTGATGGTTATTTTGATAATATGAATAATTTTTTCGGAGGACAGGGCTTTGATATTGTAGACAGGAATCGTGGAAATCCTTTGTCAGACGAAATCAAAACACAGCGTTTCAATATTCCGGACAACGAAGTGAGTTTTGAAAATGCCTGGGGAATCTGTGATGAAGATTTGTACAAACAATCGATTAAATACGCTGATAAAAGCAGTAAATTAAACAAGCCCTTTTTCCAGTTTGTGATGACGACTTCCAATCATAAGCCCTACACTTTTCCGTCTGGAAAAATCGACCTTCCGCAAGGCAACAGAAATGGAGCTGTGAAATACACCGATTATGCTTTAGGGAAATTTCTGGCTGATGCTAAAACAAAACCTTGGTTCAAAAACACTGTGTTCGTCATCGTTGCCGACCATTGTGCGAGCAGCGCCGGAAAGTGGGAAATCAATATCGACAAACACCATATTCCTGCGGTTATTTACAATCTTCCTCAGAAAGCAGAGAAAATTAATCGTCTGACTTCTCAGATTGATTTGATGCCGACTTTATTTGGTTATCTCGGTTGGAATTATACGACAAGTTTGTACGGAAAAGACATTAATCAGACAAAAGTTGGCGACGAACGCGCTTTCATCGGAAATTACAGAACTCTGGGAATGTTGAAAGGCAATATTTTCACTCAGATTGATGACAGAAAAAAGGTCAAGCAATTTGATGTAAAAAAATCAAATCAATGTTTATCCGAAGTCAAATTCAAAAATCAGAAGCTGATTGCCGAGACGATTTCCTATTATCAAACTGCGAGCGAGAGATTTAAAAATGGGAAAATGAAAGCGAAATAG
- a CDS encoding sensor histidine kinase has protein sequence MKPLLNKTTKPFIIYVLIILVISIPLYYFVVDAIWKHELDEHNKIVAEKTSSQINSLKLSDEKLNETIKLWNDVQPTTNIRNLDKNDHFKDSIFIVEKPHDFLDFNDIDRFRCLSKIIYLNKKPYRFNIETNIEESQETIFFISATTVILFILIVGGLLFLNRRLSKSVWKPFRETLDQLKTFSLNNQTKIEFPQTDVTEFDELNQSLSKLIEHNVSVYKTQKEFTENASHELQTPLAILKNKLDILLQNEDLTEKQYHIAEEMNRALSRSSRINKNLLLLAKIENNQFDNSEIHLDELLNQSMEILQEHFDQKNISVHSEISSDIKVNGNIGLTEVLINNLILNAIRHTPINGSISIKLNNSVFEVSNSGTEKLNSDLLFKRFSRFSKDNNGSGLGLAIVKEICKSQNWSIDYRFENHNHIFSVKL, from the coding sequence GTGAAGCCGCTTTTAAACAAAACCACAAAACCCTTCATCATCTATGTCCTGATTATTCTGGTCATCAGCATTCCGCTGTATTATTTTGTGGTGGATGCGATCTGGAAACACGAATTGGATGAGCACAACAAAATTGTAGCCGAAAAAACCAGCTCTCAAATCAACAGTTTAAAATTATCCGATGAAAAACTGAACGAAACGATAAAGTTGTGGAACGATGTACAGCCCACCACAAACATCCGGAATTTAGATAAAAACGACCATTTTAAGGACAGTATTTTCATTGTAGAAAAGCCACACGATTTTCTTGATTTTAATGACATTGACAGGTTCAGGTGTTTGTCGAAGATTATTTATCTCAACAAAAAGCCGTATCGTTTCAATATCGAAACCAATATCGAAGAATCTCAGGAAACTATTTTTTTCATATCCGCAACCACGGTTATTCTCTTCATTCTGATTGTCGGCGGATTGCTATTTCTCAACAGAAGACTTTCAAAATCGGTTTGGAAACCTTTCCGTGAGACTTTGGATCAACTGAAAACTTTCAGCCTCAATAATCAGACAAAAATTGAGTTTCCGCAAACCGATGTCACTGAATTTGATGAACTGAATCAATCATTAAGCAAGCTGATAGAACATAATGTTTCCGTGTATAAAACACAGAAAGAGTTTACAGAAAATGCTTCCCACGAGCTCCAGACTCCTTTGGCGATTTTAAAAAACAAACTCGATATTCTTTTGCAAAACGAAGATTTGACGGAAAAACAATATCATATTGCGGAAGAAATGAACCGCGCTTTGTCCAGAAGTTCAAGAATCAATAAAAATCTTTTATTATTAGCAAAAATTGAAAACAATCAGTTTGATAATTCCGAAATACATCTGGACGAATTACTCAATCAAAGTATGGAGATTTTACAGGAACATTTTGACCAGAAAAACATTTCCGTTCACAGCGAAATTTCTTCTGATATAAAAGTGAACGGAAACATTGGATTAACCGAAGTTTTGATTAATAATTTGATTTTAAATGCTATCCGCCATACTCCGATTAACGGTTCGATTTCTATAAAACTAAACAATTCTGTTTTCGAAGTTTCTAATTCTGGGACAGAAAAACTGAACTCAGATTTGCTGTTCAAACGGTTTTCCAGATTCTCGAAAGACAATAACGGAAGCGGACTTGGACTCGCTATTGTAAAAGAAATCTGCAAATCTCAGAACTGGAGTATCGATTACAGATTCGAAAATCATAATCATATTTTCTCGGTAAAACTGTAA